The nucleotide window ATTCAAGTCCACGGTATTGGAATCGGCCGAGATGTGCACTAAAATTTGTAAAATTTTCTGGATTACCCCAGTCAATCGGTGGCTTTTGTGCCGAACGGATTGGCAAATAAAGATATAAAACCCAACCCAGCAGCAAAAAAATAAAGAACGAAAAAAATGTTTTCCAATTTAATACTTTCGGATTTTTCCAAATTATATAAAGTACAAAAACAGGTCCAAAAAGAAACATAATGTAATGATTAGTAAGAGAAAGTCCATAGATAAAAAAAGCGAGTAGCGAGTAGCGAGCGAGTAGTAAATAAATTATTAAAACAACAAAAAATGCGTTGAGCGTATAGACCTCAGAAATTATAGCTTGCGACCAGAAAGTGCTGGAGAAAGCAAGCGCTAACGCACAGATAAGAGATGGAAGATGAGAGAATGGAGATGGGTTTTTACTCTTATCTCTTATCTCATATCTCATATCTTTTGTTATCAGATACACTATTAGACAGGTTAAGGTGCCAAAAAAAGCGCTCATCAAATTGACACGATATGCGATATTACCAAATGGAATTATCACTGTAAAAATTTTACCAAGGATTGTCCAAAGCGGGTAGCCCGGCGGGTGTGTGATTCCTAAAGTATATGCTGCAGTTATTAGTTCTCCACTATCACCAACTGAAACAGCAGGATGGAGCGTATAAAGATAAACTGTAAAGAGAACAACGGCAATAATAAAAACCATCTTTTCATTAGTTGACAGTTTTCTTTTTCATACTACCGAGATGGTGGAGAACGTCGTTTGATTGCTTTTCTTTTCATTTGATTTCTTTTTATTTGTTCTATTCGTTTTTCTCGTAACTTTTTAAATTTCTCAAACGCAGTTTGTCTCATTTTCAATCGGTGTTCCGGTGGATGTCGTTTAAGCTGTTCTTTTAACGACTGAACCCGTTTTCTTAACCGTGCATTTCGTTCTTTATATTTTTGCATTAATACAAGCCGCGATGGTGGTCGGGGACGGATGCCTCTTTCAACTAATGTTTCCTGGTCGGGCTTTACATTTACTTCTTCTATTTCAGTTCCTTCAGTATTTTTTACACCGACTTCGCCATCAAACACACCAACAGCCGTTTTCTCACCAGAAGATTCAACTGCAAACTCAGTACCTCTTACAGCGACAATAGCGGTAGGTGAGTTAACTTCCATTTTTGTATCTTTTGATTTAGAAATGTTTGCCAAAATTTTACCAAACCACAACGAAACTTTTGAATCATGTTTCTCAGTAGTTATCTCAAGCGTATCAATAGCTGCCTCTGTATTTTCACCAACAAAAATAATTGAGCCATCATCTAATTCAACATTACAAGACGAATTTTCTGCTGTTTTAATTTTGTCTTTTAACTGAACAGGCATCCCTTCAACTGCTGGCGCCCAGTCCATTTCACCTTCTTTTAGAATCTCAACAGTGCCTTTTACTTCACCAAACTCACCGGAAAAAGTCTGTGCGGATAAAAAGGTAGAAAGGTAAACAGGTAAGAAGATAGAAAGTAAAAAACTGAATATCCACTTCATTTGACACCTCCTTGACAGCATAGAATTAAGAAATAAGAATTAAGAAAAAATTGATTTAGTACATTTGCTCTAATTGAAAAATCAAAAATTACCGACGCCCAATATCCAAATGTAAGCAAATGCTTACATTTCCTGTAACAGTTCAGTTTTTGTAGTCGGTGATTTTTCCGCCAGAGGCAAACCCGCCTTTGGCGGGAAAGTTCACGCCTACAAATTTCAGCAAAATTTACCTATTACTGATTTTTTCAATGGTTTTATTCTATCAAATTGATTATATTTTGTCAAGGTTTTTATTTGTTGTTTTTCGCTGTTTCTTTTTTGAGTTGTGTTCTTCAATATATTTTGAAAATATATGTGTCCCAGAACCATCTGCAACAAAAAACATATCCTCACTGTCAGACGGATAGAGTGCTGCCTTAATAGATTTTAATCCAGGATTACAAATAGCGCCAGGTGGAAGACCGGGGTGAATATATGTATTGTATAGCGAGTTTATTTTTAAATCCTGGTATGTTAGAAAACTTTTATGTTCTCCCATCGCGTATAAAATAGTTGCACAGGATTCTAAGTTCCAGCCTTTTTTCAGTCGGTTATGGAAGACAGCGGAAACAAGTGGTCTTTCTTCATCTTTTTTGGCTTCTTTCTCTATAATTGAGGCAAGGATTATAATCTGTTTTTCTGTTAGTTTAAGTTCTTTTGTTCTTCTAATAAACTCGTCTACAAAAATTTTTTTAAATTGGTTATAGAGCATTTGCACTATTTTATTTTCGGCAGTGGCGGGCTCAAAAAAATATGTTTCTGGGAAAAGGTATCCTTCCAGTTTTTTATTTTTTACTCTATCTAAAAATCTTCTACTGCTGCAGATTCCTTTTTTCTCTAAAAGCTCTGCGATTTCTTGTGTTGTCAATCCCTCTGGTATTGTGATTTTTATCCTGTATGTATCGCCATTCACAATTTTTTTAAGAATAATCCAATTTGGTATTTTATTGTTTAGTTTATATGTTCCGTACTTAAATTTTTTTTCTGTTTTTGTAAGCCATACAAGTGTTAGAAAGAGATTTTCGCTTTTTATAATTTTTCCGTTTTTAAGTATTTTTGCAACCTGTTTGGGAGTTGACCCTTCCGGAATTTTTATAACTGTTTCTTTGTATGGAATACAAAAATAGACGAGTATAATTAAAATTAAAAATAAAATTAAGAATAAAATTTTTTTCATCTTGCTCGTCGGTAGTTATAGAACATTTGTTCTATAAACCAGTTTTTTTCTGTTCTACATAATTTTGTAATATCAGACATGCGGCGGCACTATCCATTTTTTGTTTTCGTTTTCGCCAGTTTCTTTGTGTATCTGCAAGTTTTTCATTGGCTTCTTTTGATGTAAGTTGCTCATTAACAAAAACGGCTTTCAGCCCAATTTTTTTGTAAATTTTACAAGCAAATTTTCTTATTTCTTTTGTCATTTCATTTTCACTACCGTTCATATTTATTGGTAGTCCAATTACTATTTCAGATACCGAAAACTCTTCAACTATTTCAACAATTTTAGAGAATACAGTATCCGTTTTTTCTACTGTAACAGGTGGAAGTGGGGTTGGGATAAAAGAAGAAGTCGTAACTGCAAACCCGAGCCGTTTTTTACCGTAATCAATAGCGAGGATAGACAATGTGTTTCCCTTTCCCTTGAGCAAGCAGAGCAGAAAGCGTTGTGAACTTAAATCCTCTTGCTTTAAGTTTCTCTATGATTTTAGGCAGGATGGTTATAGTATCTCGGGGCCCGTTATGAAGCAACACAACACTACCATCACGCGAATTAGTAACTACTTTTTCATAAATCACTGGTGATGGATTTCTATGGTCTTCTGGAAAAACCGACCAGAGTGCCATTTTGTAGCCACAGGTGTTTGTATCGGTAATCACTTTTGAATTATACTGCCCACCGGGTGGAGTAAAAAGATATGTATCCATACCGGTGATATCTTTTATTAGAAGCCGTGTTTTAGAAAGTTCTGAGATAACCTGTGTGGTTGATAGCGTAGTAAGGTTTCTGTGGCTGTATGTATGATTGGCAATCTCGTGTCCTTTTTGATGTATTTCTTTTAATAGTTCCGGATATTTTTCTACCATTTTACCGACGACAAAAAAGGTTGCTTTTATACCTGCATCATCAAGTATTTTTAATAACTGCGGGGTTGATTTCGGATTAGGTCCATCGTGGAATGTTAGCGATATAATTTTTTCTGCACCAAAAACATAAGCGAATAAGTGGGTAAGTGAATAAGTGATTAGTAAAATCCAATAAGACCACTTAACCATATAACCACTTAGCCACTTGTTTCCATTCATTTTTCCTCCAGTTTGAATTCTTTAATAGTTTCGTATATCGGTCCTTTAGGTGTCAGTGTACTTTTTATTAATAGAATCTCTGAAACCGAGTTCAACATTTTCTCTATCTGTATTTTTTTTAGTATCTCAACCAATTTTTCGTTGTTTTTGGGGCTTCTAAATCTGCCTAATGTCAAATGTGCAGAGAAAGCCCTTTTTTCTTTTTCAAACCCAAGCGGTTCTAATGCGGTCTCTATTTTTTCAGAAAGCGATTTCAACTCCTGTTCACCATTCTCTACACCAACCCACAAAACTCTCGGGAACCTATTATTCGGAAAGATGCCTAATTTGTAAAATATAATTTCAAACTTTTTTGTATCAGCGATAGCATTTTTCAATTTTTCTGTAATCTCAGCGATTTTGTTTTCTTCTACTTCACCTAAAAACTTTAATGTCAGATGCAGATTCCCTAGCTCAGTCCATTTTATATCATACTGGTTTTTTTTGAGTGCTGACTGGACTTCTGAAATCCTGTTTTTATTTTCAGCACTGATACCAACAGTAACAAATAGCCGCATTATTATTTTATTATATCAAACTTTTTCGTAAAATGTCAAGTGCTGCGGTAGCAATTTTATCTTTTATTTCTGTTCGGCTACCTGAAAAATTGAACTGTTTCACAATAGTTTCTTTATCAGATGTCAAGCCGATATAAACAAGCCCGACGGGCTTACCGGTTGAAGATGGTTTAGGACCTGCTATTCCTGTTGTTGAAAGCCCGAAATTGGTAGTTGCAATTTTTTTTATAGATTCTGCCATTTCTTTTGCAATCTCTTTTGAGACAGCACCGTATTTATTTAATGTTTCTTCTTTAACACCAAAAATCCGTTTCTTGCTGTTATCTGAATATGCTACAACCCCTTCCTTAAAATACAAAGAG belongs to Elusimicrobiota bacterium and includes:
- a CDS encoding FecR family protein, with product MKWIFSFLLSIFLPVYLSTFLSAQTFSGEFGEVKGTVEILKEGEMDWAPAVEGMPVQLKDKIKTAENSSCNVELDDGSIIFVGENTEAAIDTLEITTEKHDSKVSLWFGKILANISKSKDTKMEVNSPTAIVAVRGTEFAVESSGEKTAVGVFDGEVGVKNTEGTEIEEVNVKPDQETLVERGIRPRPPSRLVLMQKYKERNARLRKRVQSLKEQLKRHPPEHRLKMRQTAFEKFKKLREKRIEQIKRNQMKRKAIKRRSPPSR
- the mltG gene encoding endolytic transglycosylase MltG; this encodes MKKILFLILFLILIILVYFCIPYKETVIKIPEGSTPKQVAKILKNGKIIKSENLFLTLVWLTKTEKKFKYGTYKLNNKIPNWIILKKIVNGDTYRIKITIPEGLTTQEIAELLEKKGICSSRRFLDRVKNKKLEGYLFPETYFFEPATAENKIVQMLYNQFKKIFVDEFIRRTKELKLTEKQIIILASIIEKEAKKDEERPLVSAVFHNRLKKGWNLESCATILYAMGEHKSFLTYQDLKINSLYNTYIHPGLPPGAICNPGLKSIKAALYPSDSEDMFFVADGSGTHIFSKYIEEHNSKKKQRKTTNKNLDKI
- the ruvX gene encoding Holliday junction resolvase RuvX; this encodes MSILAIDYGKKRLGFAVTTSSFIPTPLPPVTVEKTDTVFSKIVEIVEEFSVSEIVIGLPINMNGSENEMTKEIRKFACKIYKKIGLKAVFVNEQLTSKEANEKLADTQRNWRKRKQKMDSAAACLILQNYVEQKKTGL
- a CDS encoding polysaccharide deacetylase family protein yields the protein MNGNKWLSGYMVKWSYWILLITYSLTHLFAYVFGAEKIISLTFHDGPNPKSTPQLLKILDDAGIKATFFVVGKMVEKYPELLKEIHQKGHEIANHTYSHRNLTTLSTTQVISELSKTRLLIKDITGMDTYLFTPPGGQYNSKVITDTNTCGYKMALWSVFPEDHRNPSPVIYEKVVTNSRDGSVVLLHNGPRDTITILPKIIEKLKARGFKFTTLSALLAQGKGKHIVYPRY
- the thpR gene encoding RNA 2',3'-cyclic phosphodiesterase, whose translation is MRLFVTVGISAENKNRISEVQSALKKNQYDIKWTELGNLHLTLKFLGEVEENKIAEITEKLKNAIADTKKFEIIFYKLGIFPNNRFPRVLWVGVENGEQELKSLSEKIETALEPLGFEKEKRAFSAHLTLGRFRSPKNNEKLVEILKKIQIEKMLNSVSEILLIKSTLTPKGPIYETIKEFKLEEK